A part of Aegilops tauschii subsp. strangulata cultivar AL8/78 chromosome 2, Aet v6.0, whole genome shotgun sequence genomic DNA contains:
- the LOC109752216 gene encoding uncharacterized protein: protein MAMAAAEARLRQEKVKKFEDFVDRRLKPDLVNAIAQRDNLFQQQKTFLDLKKNIENLEKNGVTSMRSMVNLGSEVYMQAEVPDTRHIFVDIGLGFHVEFTWQEALQFISVREARLARQIDEYTHLIASIKAQIKMVCEGIRELLQLPAE from the exons ATGGCCATGGCCGCGGCGGAGGCGCGCCTCCGGCAGGAGAAGGTGAAGAAGTTTGAGGATTTCGTTGACCGGCGGCTCAAGCCTGACCTCGTGAACGCCATAGCCCAACGTGATAACTTGTTCCAGCAGCAGAAGACTTT CTTGGATTTGAAGAAGAACATCGAAAATTTGGAAAAGAATGGTGTAACAAGCATGCGCTCCATGGTCAATCTTGGCTCAGAGGTGTACATGCAGGCAGAAGT GCCGGACACGAGGCACATTTTTGTGGATATCGGTCTAGGTTTTCATGTGGAATTTACTTGGCAAGAGGCTCTACAGTTTATATCTGTACGAGAAGCAAGGTTGGCCAG ACAAATAGACGAGTACACACACCTCATAGCGAGCATAAAAGCACAGATCAAGATG GTATGTGAAGGTATCCGCGAACTCCTTCAGTTACCAGCGGAGTGA
- the LOC109752215 gene encoding transmembrane 9 superfamily member 11-like codes for MASPSTSTIFSTLLLFLMHFNTSPATAFYLPGSYPHRYLPGEALAAKVNSLTSPSSKLPFPYYSLPFCAPQGGVNRAAESLGELLLGDRIETSPYRFSMLTNSTAALFLCRTDPVSPAAADLIRSRIDDAYHVNLLLDTLPVVRYVNNPIAPDVLLRSTGFPVGVRADDGEYYVYNHLRLTVLVNKQRNGTTRVEALMATADASELIGLSGGGGGGYSVVGFEVVPCSVEHDEAAVGDKKMYDGFSSKAAAGCDPSVVGMRVQANRPLAFSYEVAFVESAVEWPSRWDAYLEMGGAQVHWFSILNSIVVVAFLAAIVLVILLRTVRRDLAQYEELGSEAAPHADDMAGWKLVAGDAFREPSHPVLLCVMVGDGVRILGMGVVTILFAALGFMSPASRGALVTGMLCLYLVLGLAAGYTSVRLWKTVRHGDSSGWKAVAWRASFVFPGIGFSVFTALNCVLWYNGSTGAVPFALFVVLILLWFFVSVPLTLAGGLLASRVRGHVEYPVKTNKIARQVPAAQCSPWVFVAVAGTLPFGTLFIELFFIMSSLWLGRVYYVFGFLLVVLGLLVAVCAEVSVVLTYMGLCVEDWRWWWRSFFASGSVAAYILGYAVYYLVFDLHSLSGPVSAALYVGYSLLMALAVMLATGAVGLGASFCFVYYLFSTVKLD; via the coding sequence ATGGCGTCCCCTTCCACGTCCACCATCTTCTCCACCCTTCTTCTCTTCCTGATGCATTTCAACACCTCTCCGGCGACGGCCTTCTACCTCCCGGGGAGCTACCCGCACCGCTACCTCCCGGGCGAGGCCCTCGCCGCCAAGGTGAATTCGCTCACCTCGCCGTCCTCCAAGCTGCCGTTCCCCTACTACTCCCTCCCCTTCTGCGCGCCGCAGGGCGGTGTCAACCGCGCCGCCGAGAGCCTCGGCGAGCTCCTCCTCGGGGACCGCATCGAGACGTCGCCCTACCGCTTCTCCATGCTCACCAACAGCACCGCCGCCTTGTTCCTCTGCCGCACCGACCCGgtctcccccgccgccgccgacctcatCAGGTCCCGCATCGACGACGCCTACCACGTCAACCTCCTCCTCGACACGCTCCCCGTCGTCCGGTACGTGAATAATCCCATCGCGCCGGACGTGCTGCTCCGGTCCACGGGTTTCCCCGTCGGCGTGCGCGCCGACGACGGGGAGTACTACGTCTACAACCACctcaggctcacggttctggtcAACAAGCAGAGGAACggcaccacaagggtggaggccTTGATGGCCACCGCCGACGCGTCTGAGCTCATCGGCttatccggcggcggcggcggtgggtaCAGCGTCGTCGGGTTCGAGGTGGTGCCGTGCAGCGTGGAGCACGACGAGGCGGCCGTCGGCGACAAGAAGATGTACGACGGCTTCTCGTCCAAGGCGGCCGCCGGGTGCGACCCTTCTGTGGTGGGCATGCGCGTGCAGGCCAACAGGCCGCTGGCCTTCTCGTACGAGGTGGCCTTCGTGGAGAGCGCCGTGGAGTGGCCGTCGCGCTGGGACGCGTACCTGGAGATGGGCGGCGCCCAGGTGCACTGGTTCTCCATCCTCAACTCCATCGTGGTGGTGGCGTTCCTGGCGGCCATCGTGCTGGTCATCCTGCTGCGCACCGTGCGGCGCGACCTGGCGCAGTACGAGGAGCTCGGCAGCGAGGCGGCGCCGCACGCGGACGACATGGCCGGGTGGAAGCTCGTGGCCGGGGACGCGTTCCGGGAGCCCAGCCACCCGGTGCTCCTGTGCGTGATGGTGGGCGACGGCGTGCGCATCCTGGGCATGGGCGTGGTCACCATCCTGTTCGCGGCGCTCGGGTTCATGTCGCCGGCGTCCCGGGGCGCGCTCGTGACCGGCATGCTCTGCTTGTACCTCGTCCTGGGCCTCGCGGCCGGGTACACGTCCGTGCGGCTGTGGAAGACGGTGCGGCACGGCGACAGCTCCGGGTGGAAGGCCGTGGCGTGGCGGGCCTCGTTCGTGTTCCCGGGCATCGGGTTCTCCGTCTTCACCGCGCTCAACTGCGTGCTCTGGTACAACGGCAGCACGGGCGCTGTGCCGTTCGCGCTGTTCGTGGTGCTGATCCTGCTCTGGTTCTTCGTGTCGGTGCCGCTGACCCTGGCCGGCGGCCTGCTGGCGTCGCGCGTGCGCGGCCACGTGGAGTACCCCGTGAAGACGAACAAGATCGCGCGGCAGGTGCCGGCGGCGCAGTGCTCGCCGTGGGTTTTCGTGGCGGTGGCGGGGACGCTGCCGTTCGGGACGCTCTTCATCGAGCTCTTCTTCATCATGTCGAGCCTGTGGCTGGGGCGGGTGTACTACGTGTTCGGGTTCCTGCTGGTGGTGCTGGGGCTGCTGGTGGCGGTGTGTGCGGAGGTGTCGGTGGTGCTCACGTACATGGGGCTGTGCGTGGAGGACTGGCGGTGGTGGTGGCGCTCCTTCTTCGCCTCCGGCTCCGTGGCCGCCTACATCCTCGGGTACGCCGTGTACTACCTGGTGTTCGACCTGCACAGCCTCAGCGGCCCGGTGTCCGCCGCGCTCTACGTCGGGTACTCGCTGCTCATGGCGCTCGCCGTCATGCTGGCCACCGGCGCCGTCGGGCTTGGCGCCTCCTTCTGCTTCGTCTACTACCTCTTCTCCACCGTCAAGCTCGACTGA